ATGACGCCTGCTATCGCAGCTTGACATGAGGTCGATGGCGATGAATTGCGACGTTTCCTGGGAGAGGTGGCCATGAGCCTGCAAGCTGGTTGGAAGGCGTTGGACGTATTTCGCGATCCCGAAGTGGCGGCCATCGGTCCGCTGCCCTTTCTCCTCGCCATGGCCCTTTCCCTGGCCTGCGGCCTGTGGATCGCCTTTCTCTACCGCAGCTTCTATGCTCGCACCGAGACCGGCTCGCAGATTCATCGCTCCTTTCCCCTGCTCGCCCTCGCGATCACCGCGATCTTCGTCTGTATTCAGTTCTCCTTGCCCCTATCCCTCGGCCTGTTGGGTGCGCTTTCGATCGTGCGCTTTCGTACCCCGATCAAAGAGCCGGAGGAGATTGGCTTCCTGATGGTGGTGATCGCCACCTCGCTGGCCTGTGCCACTTTTCAGTTCGTTTTTCTGGCCATTCTCCTCGCGCTGGTGCTTTTGGCGCTGCTCCTACGGGGTCTGGCGCCCTCCTTCCTGACTTCGACCACCCGTCACGGCATGCTTCTGCTGACCCTGCCCGGTGAGCGCTGGCAAGAGGCCAAGGACGAGCTGTTCGCCGAGCTCGGCCGCAGCGTGCCGCGGGGGCGCCTCGAAAGCCTCACCGTCGGTGAGGCCGAGGTGGCGGTGACCTACGGTTTCCGGAACCTGGCGCCGGCCGAGCTGGTCGAGCTCGAGGGTCGCCTGACGGGGACCGTTCCGGAGCTCGCCTTGACTCTCAGCTATCACCGACCGGGAGCTCCGTGAAGGCTTGGCCGGGGCGGGGAATCTGGGGCACTTCGGCCCTGCTTCTCCTGCTCGCGGCGGCGATTGTTTTCGAGCTCCACCCGGCGGGCCGCGCGGCGACCTCGGCGGCGCAGCGTCAGCGGGTCGGCGGCGCCGAGATCGGTGACGGGCGTCTGCCGAAAATCCTGGCCGCCCTCGGTGCTCTGCGCAGCCGCGCGCCGGAAAGCGGTTCCGACCAGCCGCGGCGGATACCGGCCGCGGCGGAGCCGGTGGATTGGGAGACCGCCGGCGCGCGCCGCGACGGCTCCGGCGTCGGTTCCGAGGCCGGCGAGGGCCCGCGTCGGCTCTCGATCACGGTGTCGCCGGCGGCTCTCGAGGGTTTGCTCGAGCAACCTCGGCAGAAGCTCGAAGCCTCCGCCGAGATGGTGCTGCGACAGGGTGAGCGCGTGCTCTATGCCGGCTTCGTCGGCTTGCGTCTTCACGGTGGCCGCAGTCGCCGGTTCGGTCCGGTGCGCAGCTGGCGGCTGGTCTTCCGGCCGACGCAGGGGGCCGCGGGGCTGGCGCTGAGTCTGCTCCATTGGCCCGGAGATGAGCCTCTGACGCGGCTGATCGTCCATGGCGACCAGCGGACCGATGCTGCCGGCGACCTCTGGCGCATGACCAATCCGATCGCCCTCGAAGTGGCGCAGCGGCTGGGCGCCGCGGTGCCCCAAACGGCGCCCGCACGGCTCGAGATCAACGGCCGAGACCACGGCCTGGTGTTTCTCACCGAGCCGATCGATCTCGCCTATCTGCGTCGCCACCGCGGCCATGACCGCTTCGTCTTGGTGCGGTCGAAGCGCGATCGGCGCGAGAGCCGCTGGCGAGCGGGAACGGTCCTGCACTGGCGCCTGGCCCAGAAGTGGTGGCGTCGCCAGCCCGACCGCAGCTACGACGAGATTCGGGCGCGCTACGATCTGGCAAGCCTCGAGGCCTGGTTTCTGGCCTCCCTGACCTGCGGCACCACGGATGCCTATCAGGGGGCCCTGGTGCGCGACGAGAGCGCGCCGCTGGGACGCTGGAGCTGGATCGCCTGGGACATGGATCAGAGCTTCATGGCAGCGCGCCAGCCGATGACCGAGCCCTGGCAGGAAGACGTTTGGGCGCACCTCCTGCGGCGCCCTCGGGACGACTTTCGCAATCCCATTCTGCGCACCCTGATCCGCAACAGCCCGCAGTACCGGCAGCGCCTGGCGGAGCGTCTGCGTTGGGCCCTCGACGAGCGCCTCGACGAGGCCTTCCGCGACGCCCTGTTGGGCCGCTATCGGGAGATCGCCGAGCACTACCAGGTGGCGGACGACGAGTCGCTGGATCGCATCGAAGAGTTTCTCGAGAGGCGGCCAGCGGTGTTGCGGGCCCGCGTCGCCGAGCGCTTGCCGCGCGGAGATCTGGGGGGAGCGCTACCGCCGTCGCCGACGCCGAGATAGGCTCGGCGCCGTGATGGCTCGCCCCCTATCCCTCGCCGGCTGGCTCTTGGCCGGCCTTTTCCTCGCCTGGCTGGCGGTTGCCCAGCTC
This sequence is a window from Acidobacteriota bacterium. Protein-coding genes within it:
- a CDS encoding DUF4956 domain-containing protein, producing MSLQAGWKALDVFRDPEVAAIGPLPFLLAMALSLACGLWIAFLYRSFYARTETGSQIHRSFPLLALAITAIFVCIQFSLPLSLGLLGALSIVRFRTPIKEPEEIGFLMVVIATSLACATFQFVFLAILLALVLLALLLRGLAPSFLTSTTRHGMLLLTLPGERWQEAKDELFAELGRSVPRGRLESLTVGEAEVAVTYGFRNLAPAELVELEGRLTGTVPELALTLSYHRPGAP
- a CDS encoding CotH kinase family protein → MKAWPGRGIWGTSALLLLLAAAIVFELHPAGRAATSAAQRQRVGGAEIGDGRLPKILAALGALRSRAPESGSDQPRRIPAAAEPVDWETAGARRDGSGVGSEAGEGPRRLSITVSPAALEGLLEQPRQKLEASAEMVLRQGERVLYAGFVGLRLHGGRSRRFGPVRSWRLVFRPTQGAAGLALSLLHWPGDEPLTRLIVHGDQRTDAAGDLWRMTNPIALEVAQRLGAAVPQTAPARLEINGRDHGLVFLTEPIDLAYLRRHRGHDRFVLVRSKRDRRESRWRAGTVLHWRLAQKWWRRQPDRSYDEIRARYDLASLEAWFLASLTCGTTDAYQGALVRDESAPLGRWSWIAWDMDQSFMAARQPMTEPWQEDVWAHLLRRPRDDFRNPILRTLIRNSPQYRQRLAERLRWALDERLDEAFRDALLGRYREIAEHYQVADDESLDRIEEFLERRPAVLRARVAERLPRGDLGGALPPSPTPR